The Conger conger chromosome 15, fConCon1.1, whole genome shotgun sequence genome contains a region encoding:
- the LOC133111533 gene encoding coactosin-like protein → MASEIDKEACREAYNLVRDDNTDTNWVSFKYDGTKIVLGGQGTEYEDFKKQCTDDARIFAFVRLMTGDAMSKRAKFTLITWIGENVGGLQRAKVSTDKTLVKDIVQNFAKEFTISDARDLEEDYIREELKKAGGANYDAQTE, encoded by the exons ATGGCAAGTGAAATCGACAAGGAAGCGTGCAGGGAAGCGTACAACCTCGTCAGAGACGACAACACAGATACAAActg GGTTTCCTTTAAGTATGACGGGACCAAGATTGTACTTGGGGGACAGGGGACCGAGTATGAAGACTTTAAGAAACAGTGTACAG ATGACGCGCGCATCTTCGCGTTTGTGCGGCTCATGACGGGCGATGCCATGAGCAAGCGGGCCAAGTTCACGCTCATCACCTGGATCGGGGAGAACGTGGGCGGCCTGCAGCGGGCCAAGGTCAGCACTGACAAAACGCTGGTGAAGGACATCGTACAG AACTTTGCGAAGGAGTTTACGATCAGCGACGCTCGGGACCTGGAGGAGGACTACATCCGCGAGGAGCTGAAGAAGGCGGGCGGGGCCAACTATGATGCCCAGACTGAGTGA
- the LOC133110969 gene encoding uncharacterized protein LOC133110969 yields MSNSDRVVLALGGTGTVGSAIVKALLDKGSRVVVVSRDSNRLEKLKSFVTPSSKGNLITLEGNVGSEEDVERVKQAVVEAAGKLTDVVSSLGFSWWQGGPPHTQTLKELHWVLETLILSTFVSWKAFFPLIRDNPSSTYTFITGGAGNKLLMPGTGFLTVGAASALAFCHVVREEYPEVPCKINQVIVNAGVAPPDRMAPGYLNHLDLGETVAALVERQSSSHKVFNVECPTDLKAILLEGNV; encoded by the exons ATGTCAAATTCGGACAGGGTTGTGCTCGCTCTCGGCGGGACAGGAACGGTGGGCTCCGCGATTGTAAAAGCGCTTCTGGACAAAG gTTCCAGAGTGGTGGTTGTGTCCAGAGACAGTAACAGACTGGAGAAGCTGAAGAGCTTTGTCACTCCATCCAGCAAAGGCAACCTGATCACACTGGAAGGGAATGTGG ggtcgGAGGAGGATGTAGAGAGGGTGAAACAGGCCGTGGTGGAGGCGGCGGGGAAGCTGACGGACGTCGTGTCGTCTCTGGGCTTCAGCTGGTGGCAGGGCGGGCCCCCGCACACCCAGACCCTCAAGGAGCTACACTGG GTGCTGGAGACTCTGATACTCAGCACCTTTGTGTCCTGGAAGGCCTTCTTCCCCCTGATTAGGGACAACCCCAGCAGCACCTATACCTTCATCACAG ggggcgctggcaATAAGCTGTTGATGCCAGGGACGGGGTTCCTGACAGTGGGGGCAGCGAGTGCATTGGCATTCTGCCACGTCGTGCGGGAAGAGTACCCGGAAGTGCCCTGCAAAATCAACCAG GTGATAGTCAACGCAGGTGTGGCCCCCCCAGACCGCATGGCTCCCGGTTACCTGAATCACCTGGACCTGGGGGAGACAGTGGCTGCCCTGGTGGAGAGACAAAGCTCGTCCCACAAAGTCTTTAATGTCGAATGTCCCACTGACCTCAAAGCCATCCTCCTGGAGGGCAATGTGTAG